The genomic region GCCGTCTCCTGCAGGGGCGCCAATAGAAAGGCACTGAAGGTGGCCGGACTGACGGTTCTGGCCTGTCTGCTGCTGGCGGGACAGGCGCTCACCGCATACCTTGTCTGGGGTCAGAAGGAACACATCAGTGCTCTGACCACTGGCCAGGAGAAGCTGAAGGCAGAGCTCACCAGAAAGATGTCCGGTGAGCAACACAGCCCAATGAATTACACAAACTAAACTTCACGCACTACTCATTTACAGTAACACAAGTCATTTCACCAAATTATTCATGCATATTATTCAGGAACTATAGATTGAGTTCTCCTTGCATCATATAGTTGAAGAGCTAAATGAATCCTGTTCTTATGGTTGGTCTGTGTTTGGTGTCCCAGGTGCTCCTCCAAAGGCCATGCATCTTCCCATGAACAGCCTGCCTCTCCTGAAGGGCTTCCCTGACGAGTCCTCTGACCAGACCTCCAGCAAGAAGAGCAGCGTTCCTCTCACTGTGAGATTAAACAGCTAATACTAATCCTCATCCATACGCCTGCATGATTGGTTTTAGTTTTGAATatctcaatctttttttttttttttctttttagaaactGCGACCAATTTTCACAAACCAGAGAGAGGGCAGTGGACAGGATGGTAAAATCACCAActcatatataataaaaaataaataataaagtttttcAGTGCAAATGATATCATCAGCCAGTCTTGGTAAAAAAattggtaattgaaataaatgttaattattattagttatttagatattattttaggattagtatttaatattatttataaacatatttcttcatattttgaataagcttttaagtttattaatttggttattttgataattagggtcatttaagtttttcatgtaatagttgttttgttttattgctttttttcttttttttatttaattaaagtttttcaTTATGAATTATATTAGCAGCCAGTGTtgttaatataattaaaactatacatatatatatatatatatatatatatatatatatatatatatatatatatatatatatatataatgggtaattgaaataaatatgaaattcaacaaaacatttaaattgaaattttgaatgaaaaacttttacaaatatttagctgaaataaaataagtacaaaaaactgaaataaaaataaaagctactgaattaaagaaaactaataaaaattaaacatttatgacaaaatctataaacttgaactaaaataaaaactgaagatATCATTTAAAGTGTgtctatacacaaacacacacaaactatattacagaactaaatataaataataataagccaaatataattaatttgtaaatacatatataatatataaatacactgtaTTATTAtagaatagaaataaatataaaaatgtaaaatatgagtAACTCTAACAAACTATGCACTATGTTTAAACTATAAACAGTCTGAATATGTCACGTGGTCTGAATCTCCGCATTCTGTGAAAAGCTTCCAGACTGATGCCGAAGCAGATGCAGCTGCCGATGAGGAGCCAGCCACTGCTGATGGATGTGGACGAGGAGGTGAAGAGCTCTCCTGAAtcaggtgagacacacacactcacacacacacacacacacacacacacagatctgttCAGATCTCTGTGTAACACACACGCGCTCGTGTCTCCTGCAGCTGTCGAGGTTCAGGGTAAGTGTCAGCTGGAGTCTCAGAAGGAGGTGAAACCTGGGTTCTTCAAGCCTCAGTGTGATGAGCAGGGTAACTATCTGCCCAGGCAGTGCTGGCACAGCACCGGATACTGCTGGTGTGTGGATAAAGACGGCAACGAGATCCCAGACACACGCATTCGTGGAGGCCCACTCCCCCAGTGCAGCTAAGGTGCCAGCGGACTTCACAATCAATGAATTTACATGTGCTCTCACCAGGGGCGCTgtgatcccgggccctatgcataggcagtcctaatgggcacacttttcaagggccctctcttccttggggccctggtaatcagtactggttttacccccagtcctcTCACTCAAACTGTTATTTTACAATTAGTGTTTACCATTATTCATAtacataattattcatattttggaTTAgctttcatttgattattttgttgttgttatgtttattatttttataattatatttacctttaatttaccattttatttatttacattttagtacttcaacttattgtAGTtacttgccaaagcaacatttaaaaACCATTAGGGTCATTCAAGTTTTTATCTCCCattcagcgttttttttttttttgtgcctaaaacttaaaaaatatttatatactactatagtatttattaatattttgaattagcattttattcatttttaattttaattaaagtttaattaaTTTCACAATGTTCTTTTATTACTTTtggtatttgttatatatattatctttaatatattcttattttatttgttttaattttagtacttaaacttgaTTTCAGTTAATTACAAAggcaacatttttaaagtttttccaTTCAATATTTACATCAAATAAATAATCCATTGACAAGATTAAATAGATTTTCGACAGTTGTTGCATACCTCATCAACACTGGCTGCTTTTTTCTAACTTTtcgtttaagttttagttttagttttacgtttcaaatctaatatttatattatcttTTTTCCAGCAATTTTTAATtcccaaaaatgttttttagtagTTTTACTTTTAGGTTACACTCAGTAACACAAGCCGCTATTATAATTTGTAATGAAGAAGTTGAattcaattagaaaaaaaatgagtgcagaagcagcacatacagtaaaaatacataCTATGATCAAACAACTAGAAATGCATTATTAAGGTTAATAACTTGTATAATAAAGAAGTATTGAcatctttctctgtgtttgtttcaTGCATTTCTCTGCTGATGGATAATCACAGATGCAGAGCTTCTCGGTGAGTATCATTTACAGTCGATTATAGATTcttcgggacattctaaaacgcttaacgtggtttaatgtactaataaAGTGATATTAGATTTTTTGTACATAGTATACTTTATTCATTCTGATCATCTTCGTTAAAATCGtgttctgatgtttgtgtttgtctctctgtttCTCCAGAGTGAATCATCTCTTCCAGAAATAAAGAGAATAACTCCAGTCCTTATCCTGTCATTCGTTTCAGCTCCTGGCGATCAATCAGTCCATATGGATTATATTAAATGGGAATAACCCAATAACCTTCCTACTGAAGATCTCTTCTTCTGATCTGTGTTCAGAATAAATAAACATACGTAGCATATTAGTTATTAGTGCTGGTCTAACCCTTATTCTAATAATATCTCCAGTAAGTCCTCTGTGTGACACCATTCCTTTGTTTTAATTTGAACTCACAGCATGAATATTACAGTGCTTATGACTTTAAATAAACATGCTGTTTCCAAATATtgtcattgttttatttaaaaattattgacACTATCCataaaaatcagcaaaaaaaaaaaaaaatttatttaataaactggAATGTTTTCAATTCTATctgaatgatctctgtgtgttttgatatgaatatgaaattaGAATATTACGTTTATCGTGTAGACACGTTAAAGATCAACGTGTTGAAGTGCCAATAAAATAAGGCACAAAATACTACTGAAATGATAAGAGCTATTCATATTGCAATAAATATGATTCAAAACATCATCATAAAAATAGAATGTTGACCCGTGTATTAAGTTGCAAATAGTCTGATTTTTAAGaaaccatttattttatagtttgattcaaaatgtattcaaaatgagCTTAAATTAGCTTCACTTTTAACATATATTTGTTtcatttcatagttatttttattcaatCAAGAAACGGataagataaatataaaaaataaaagctaaacaaAAGTGTTTATTTCCATTAAgcttctttttaattaattgactTCCTTATTTCAGTTAGTAATGCAACCTTTCTAATCATCATTGAAATTTTAGATAATTTGTTTCACCTTtcaattattcttattttttaaccAAATTTCTTAAGTTTGTTTTTTGTGTGAGATGCAGAAAAAATGAAGAGTAAATCTGCACTGAAGTGTTATGCAgcttgcagtgttattttagtattatttatatactactgtATGAGACtaatactaaaaaaataatgcaaacattgaaataaaacaggaaaattgTATACAAGTGCTATTCAGATTGCACTGAACATGACTGGAAACCGTTTTGTTCTGCATAATAAATTGCAATAGAGCAGAACGACTGCACGTAGAGATGTAAATATTCTGAGAAATATAGCTCACGTCCCCGTCTGACTCATGCACTTCTTCTTTCAGATCATTTTCACTAAATTAATAATATCTAGTTCACTACAAAATAGTCCTGCTTTCAGATGTGTATGTTTTAATAGTCAGATATCTTAATCTGCCTTTTTTTATCTCAATGATCTCAATCTTCCTTATCTTTTTCAAAACAGATAAATGTTCAGCATCACTTCCTTTTTTATTTCAAGGTAACTTAACCAAAAACATTCTGACTTACTGAAGATCAGGCAACTGAATATGAAAGTGTTTTATGAGGTCAAACGGGGAAATGTATCTCACAGGAAGAGGTTCAGAATAATCTGACCACAGGTTTTATTTATAGGACCGAGCAGATGATGATTAGATGCAAGCAGTGATATTTTCCCATCAACGCAGaactatagtttttattttatacttgaaacagtttttattattttaactttttttaaaacacacatatttcattacttttcattttatattttaattttaatttgagttaatgtttgtcattttgttgtgtattttgtcattcaaattttagttttttattcaaattttaaaatatatatattttttacatttgtagatttctattgtttttatttcagttaaatagaCAAATTTAAATAGACATTTTTAGATAAACATAACTACATATTCTAAAAATGAAATGACTAAATGTACATAAAATTACAGACTATAAACTATAGAAATGTATAAAACTGAAACAatgttttaataacaaataaGATTTCTACACAAATATTCCTATTTagcttaatacattttttataagcacacagacatacacacacacacacacacacacacacacaataaaatctGTATAGACATTatttaagtaataaaaaataagaagtaaaaaaaagaccaaaactttaactgaaatgaaaatataaaataaaaatgataatataataaaaatgtaaaatctatATAGCAAAAAGTATTGGTCCTGTCCAAATTCTTGCTATAAAATTAGAAACACACTATTCCATATATTATAATGACAAgcttaaacattaagatttgtaCTGATGGAAATGACTAAAGTAGTCAAACCTGGTCTTTAATAAGGGGGTGTTCCAATACTTTTGTCCATAGTGTATATACAATATAGTTATATAACCCTGaatgcaacacatttaaacacacacaggtgaaaGTGAACACAAGCACACACTGATCTtcagttcagtaatttcactttaatatGTTCTTTTCATTGGCATTTaagtaaaataactgaacataaacataggagcctgataaaaaacatatatgtaatatatatgttcATTCTGACACACTGAGAAGGCTATTAATTCACGCTTAtggagcttttattttgaaaagataaATCACAAGAATTTCATTttactagaattttttttttagtaagaaTTTAACTGAGAGCTCTGTAATGGCATTTTCACTCGTAAGAACTGAAATCTAATTGGCATTTTTCCAGAAATCCCtttcatttccaaaaaaaaaataaaaataaaaaatgtaataagcaATGGCTCCAATGCCAAGCCCTGCAGCACAGTCACCACTGCATCTCACACCTATTAGTATACACAGAAATGATCTAGATTAATTCACTCTGTAAAAAGTTGCTACTTTTGTGACCTTAAGTCtaataaattatttcaaaatattttaccaTAAACAGCCCTGTAGTCCAGCGATTTGCATTTTTGAGAAATGTATGAGTATGATTATTCATTTACAGTACTTGATGCATACTGGCATATTGATTTATCTCAACTGTACCTAACAGGACTGTGGTTTTCCATATCTCAGCTCCGTAACAATGTGCTCACAGTGCCTTATAAGCACACTATATGGAAGTTATTTTCCCAAAAGATTGCATGCATCCTGAACAATCTCTTGAATGGGACATGGCTCATATTTCTCATCCATaatgttgtgtattattattGCGAACTATAAAGTTGTTCTTTCTTCACTGTGGCTCTCTAGTGTAGTAGGCTACTGCCATCTTACTGTTGGACCCAGCAAGTGCATGTTCAGCTGTAGAGGAAGAAATGGAAAGAGCAATCATGAGACTTAAATGGAATGGTTCAGATTCAGTGCAAATAAAGCTCAATAGCTATGTGAAATACTCAAAGGGTGGTGCCTCGGTTTAAGcctaatttatttttgttgttgttgtttgttagaAAATATCAggtgtaatatttaaaaataattgcatatagagctattaaatatgtaaaaaaaaaatataatgtttaactGAAATAACGTTTGCCGCAGGGCCCCCTAAAGCTCCACATAGAAAATTTTTATGTAACAATTCAAAAGGAAGACATTCTCTAAATTACATAAATCACTTTTTGTACATTAATGTAAAGGCTATCATTAATAAATTCATTTGAAACATCGGTAATAAACATCAGATGGTAGGAGCAACTCGACACTAAGGGTCTTCctaaaataaactaacaaacaaaGTTTGCGCTCTCGATCCATGCACTGAACAAGGTATTCATAACAGAGTTTGAAAATTACACTGTGCTCTTAAGTAATTAGGGTAGTATTATAGGCTACTTATAAATATTTGAATCGAGAAAAATCCAAtcctccaaaactgttcactaagcttaTGATTAAATTTGAAATCGCCAAAATAATATGTCAtagataatacaaaataatatgtattatctTCAGCAATAATACTGAAGATCTCTTCTTCTGATCTGTGTTCAGAATAAATAAACATACGTAGCATATTAGTTATTAGTGCTGGTCTAACCCTTATTCTAATAATATCTCCAGTAAGTCCTCTGTGTGACACCATTCCTTTGTTTTAATTTGAACTCACAGCATGAATATTACAGTGCTTATGACTTTAAATAAACATGCTGTTTCCAAATATtgtcattgttttatttaaaaattattgacACTATCCataaaaatcagcaaaaaaaaaaaaaaatttatttaataaactggAATGTTTTCAATTCTATctgaatgatctctgtgtgttttgatatgaatatgaaattaGAATATTACGTTTATCGTGTAGACACGTTAAAGATCAACGTGTTGAAGTGCCAATAAAATAAGGCACAAAATACTACTGAAATGATAAGAGCTATTCATATTGCAATAAATATGATTCAAAACATCATCATAAAAATAGAATGTTGACCCGTGTATTAAGTTGCAAATAGTCTGATTTTTAAGaaaccatttattttatagtttgattcaaaatgtattcaaaatgagCTTAAATTAGCTTCACTTTTAACATATATTTGTTtcatttcatagttatttttattcaatCAAGAAACGGataagataaatataaaaaataaaagctaaacaaAAGTGTTTATTTCCATTAAgcttctttttaattaattgactTCCTTATTTCAGTTAGTAATGCAACCTTTCTAATCATCATTGAAATTTTAGATAATTTGTTTCACCTTtcaattattcttattttttaaccAAATTTCTTAAGTTTGTTTTTTGTGTGAGATGCAGAAAAAATGAAGAGTAAATCTGCACTGAAGTGTTATGCAgcttgcagtgttattttagtattatttatatactactgtATGAGACtaatactaaaaaaataatgcaaacattgaaataaaacaggaaaattgTATACAAGTGCTATTCAGATTGCACTGAACATGACTGGAAACCGTTTTGTTCTGCATAATAAATTGCAATAGAGCAGAACGACTGCACGTAGAGATGTAAATATTCTGAGAAATATAGCTCACGTCCCCGTCTGACTCATGCACTTCTTCTTTCAGATCATTTTCACTAAATTAATAATATCTAGTTCACTACAAAATAGTCCTGCTTTCAGATGTGTATGTTTTAATAGTCAGATATCTTAATCTGCCTTTTTTTATCTCAATGATCTCAATCTTCCTTATCTTTTTCAAAACAGATAAATGTTCAGCATCACTTCCTTTTTTATTTCAAGGTAACTTAACCAAAAACATTCTGACTTACTGAAGATCAGGCAACTGAATATGAAAGTGTTTTATGAGGTCAAACGGGGAAATGTATCTCACAGGAAGAGGTTCAGAATAATCTGACCACAGGTTTTATTTATAGGACCGAGCAGATGATGATTAGATGCAAGCAGTGATATTTTCCCATCAACGCAGaactatagtttttattttatacttgaaacagtttttattattttaactttttttaaaacacacatatttcattacttttcattttatattttaattttaatttgagttaatgtttgtcattttgttgtgtattttgtcattcaaattttagttttttattcaaattttaaaatatatatattttttacatttgtagatttctattgtttttatttcagttaaatagaCAAATTTAAATAGACATTTTTAGATAAACATAACTACATATTCTAAAAATGAAATGACTAAATGTACATAAAATTACAGACTATAAACTATAGAAATGTATAAAACTGAAACAatgttttaataacaaataaGATTTCTACACAAATATTCCTATTTagcttaatacattttttataagcacacagacatacacacacacacacacacacacacacaataaaatctGTATAGACATTatttaagtaataaaaaataagaagtaaaaaaaagaccaaaactttaactgaaatgaaaatataaaataaaaatgataatataataaaaatgtaaaatctatATAGCAAAAAGTATTGGTCCTGTCCAAATTCTTGCTATAAAATTAGAAACACACTATTCCATATATTATAATGACAAgcttaaacattaagatttgtaCTGATGGAAATGACTAAAGTAGTCAAACCTGGTCTTTAATAAGGGGGTGTTCCAATACTTTTGTCCATAGTGTATATACAATATAGTTATATAACCCTGaatgcaacacatttaaacacacacaggtgaaaGTGAACACAAGCACACACTGATCTtcagttcagtaatttcactttaatatGTTCTTTTCATTGGCATTTaagtaaaataactgaacataaacataggagcctgataaaaaacatatatgtaatatatatgttcATTCTGACACACTGAGAAGGCTATTAATTCACGCTTAtggagcttttattttgaaaagataaATCACAAGAATTTCATTttactagaattttttttttagtaagaaTTTAACTGAGAGCTCTGTAATGGCATTTTCACTCGTAAGAACTGAAATCTAATTGGCATTTTTCCAGAAATCCCtttcatttccaaaaaaaaaataaaaataaaaaatgtaataagcaATGGCTCCAATGCCAAGCCCTGCAGCACAGTCACCACTGCATCTCACACCTATTAGTATACACAGAAATGATCTAGATTAATTCACTCTGTAAAAAGTTGCTACTTTTGTGACCTTAAGTCtaataaattatttcaaaatattttaccaTAAACAGCCCTGTAGTCCAGCGATTTGCATTTTTGAGAAATGTATGAGTATGATTATTCATTTACAGTACTTGATGCATACTGGCATATTGATTTATCTCAACTGTACCTAACAGGACTGTGGTTTTCCATATCTCAGCTCCGTAACAATGTGCTCACAGTGCCTTATAAGCACACTATATGGAAGTTATTTTCCCAAAAGATTGCATGCATCCTGAACAATCTCTTGAATGGGACATGGCTCATATTTCTCATCCATaatgttgtgtattattattGCGAACTATAAAGTTGTTCTTTCTTCACTGTGGCTCTCTAGTGTAGTAGGCTACTGCCATCTTACTGTTGGACCCAGCAAGTGCATGTTCAGCTGTAGAGGAAGAAATGGAAAGAGCAATCATGAGACTTAAATGGAATGGTTCAGATTCAGTGCAAATAAAGCTCAATAGCTATGTGAAATACTCAAAGGGTGGTGCCTCGGTTTAAGcctaatttatttttgttgttgttgtttgttagaAAATATCAggtgtaatatttaaaaataattgcatatagagctattaaatatgtaaaaaaaaaatataatgtttaactGAAATAACGTTTGCCGCAGGGCCCCCTAAAGCTCCACATAGAAAATTTTTATGTAA from Carassius carassius chromosome 29, fCarCar2.1, whole genome shotgun sequence harbors:
- the LOC132109916 gene encoding H-2 class II histocompatibility antigen gamma chain-like: MDEHQDEALLQRVPSQETLVNRGRGANRKALKVAGLTVLACLLLAGQALTAYLVWGQKEHISALTTGQEKLKAELTRKMSGAPPKAMHLPMNSLPLLKGFPDESSDQTSSKKSSVPLTKLRPIFTNQREGSGQDASRLMPKQMQLPMRSQPLLMDVDEEVKSSPESAVEVQGKCQLESQKEVKPGFFKPQCDEQGNYLPRQCWHSTGYCWCVDKDGNEIPDTRIRGGPLPQCS